A stretch of DNA from Gimesia chilikensis:
GAGAACGTCACGTCTAATACCTGATACAGGTCTGTATCAGACTTAAATAGCTGAGATGCGTAGCGGCTTCCCGAAAGGGGAGATCTGCTGCAGCCACTACTTCAATTCTGTTTGAAAAGAATGTTCCGAGAGCACGCGACTTTGTAGCCCCCAGTCTGTTTGAGCGACGTGGGCGTCGACAAGGTTTGCACTCTCATACTGTGTTCGCGTCATGTAATTACCAGAACCGGTTCTGAGAATCGGTGTTCGATAATTTGATCAGGCACTTTTCATACTTTTACGGAACTACGAGGAGTAACGCTATGGTATGTCGTCAACGTCTGAAGCGAGGCTTCACTCTCATCGAGTTGCTGGTCGTGATTGCCATCATTGCAATTCTGATCGCACTGTTACTCCCTGCAGTTCAACAGGCCCGGGAAGCGGCCCGTCGCACGCAGTGTAAGAACAACATGAAACAGTTCGGTCTGGCGATGCACAACTATCACGAAGCGCACAGCACGTTTCCGCTGGGGACAAGCGTCAATTTCAGCACTTCTTCCGGGGGAGGGAACTTTATCTCCAACGGGATCGTGATGATGCTACCCTATTTTGATCAGACCAACCTTTCGAATCTCTACAATCAGACGATTGCCTGGGAAAACCAGTCAGCCGCTGCAGCCCGGACCGTGGTGCCTACGTTTGTCTGTCCTTCAAATGTCGGACAGAACCCGATTACTGACTCTGCTTTGGGAGCCTTGAGCCTGCCTGTGGGCAATACATTTGGTATCACCACGTATGCGCTCTGTCGCGGATCAAATATCGGCTGGTGCAGTTCGAGCAATCATCCCAGTACCGTCAGAGGGATGTTTGACCTGAACCGCGGTGCC
This window harbors:
- a CDS encoding DUF1559 domain-containing protein, with translation MVCRQRLKRGFTLIELLVVIAIIAILIALLLPAVQQAREAARRTQCKNNMKQFGLAMHNYHEAHSTFPLGTSVNFSTSSGGGNFISNGIVMMLPYFDQTNLSNLYNQTIAWENQSAAAARTVVPTFVCPSNVGQNPITDSALGALSLPVGNTFGITTYALCRGSNIGWCSSSNHPSTVRGMFDLNRGAKMRDIIDGSSNTIAMGEAGTGPQFKLCEGQGCTTAASPVVEASQAWIVAQPPNTDFKPVLGARASIFGSTADRINKNATTETLIDLASYSTCSLSGVDATSNFRSQHIGGCHFLYADGSVHFISENVDLGTYQALSTIGGGEVVETP